A DNA window from Paramormyrops kingsleyae isolate MSU_618 chromosome 10, PKINGS_0.4, whole genome shotgun sequence contains the following coding sequences:
- the LOC111846353 gene encoding endothelin receptor type B-like yields the protein MKIAVLLCLLVAGTGAAQFANGITASTLMEAPVAPSNASQSEVPAARPASPRAPYPPMCVKQTEIKHAFKYINTVVSCLIFVVGIIGNSTLLRIIYKNKCMRNGPNVLIASLALGDLLYILIAIPVNVFKLLAEDWPFGVHVCKLMPFVQKASVGITVLSLCALSIDRYHAVTSWSRVKGIGIPLWKAVEVTLIWVVAVVLAVPEVLAFDMMEMPYRGTKLRVCLLHPQQSTPFMKFYQDVKDWWLFGFYFCLPLACTGVFYTLMSCEMLSRKKGMRIALNDHMKQRREVAKTVFCLVVIFALCWLPLHLSRILKKTVYNQNDPNRCELLSFLLVMDYIGINMASLNSCINPVALYFVSQKFKNCFQSCLCCWCQRPSRNISSTDERIMGVRWKGYCHEHGLDRTSSRSSQKYSSS from the exons ATGAAAATCGCCGTGCTCCTCTGCCTCCTGGTGGCCGGGACAGGGGCTGCGCAGTTCGCCAATGGCATCACGGCGAGCACCTTAATGGAGGCTCCCGTTGCCCCGAGCAACGCTTCCCAGTCTGAAGTTCCAGCGGCGAGGCCCGCCTCTCCCCGGGCCCCCTATCCACCAATGTGTGTCAAGCAAACTGAGATCAAGCACGCCTTCAAGTACATCAACACAGTGGTGTCCTGTCTGATCTTCGTGGTGGGCATCATTGGGAACTCGACCCTGCTGCGCATTATCTACAAGAACAAGTGCATGCGGAACGGGCCCAATGTGCTCATTGCCAGCCTGGCCCTAGGGGACCTGCTCTACATCCTCATCGCCATTCCTGTCAATGTCTTTAAG CTGCTTGCTGAAGACTGGCCATTCGGGGTGCACGTCTGCAAACTCATGCCATTTGTCCAGAAGGCTTCTGTAGGCATTACTGTGCTCAGCTTGTGTGCCCTCAGCATTGACCG ATACCACGCAGTGACATCCTGGAGCCGGGTGAAGGGCATCGGCATCCCGTTGTGGAAGGCAGTGGAGGTGACACTGATCTGGGTGGTGGCGGTTGTCTTAGCTGTGCCGGAAGTGCTGGCCTTTGACATGATGGAGATGCCCTACCGCGGGACCAAGCTGCGTGTATGCCTTCTGCATCCGCAGCAGAGCACACCCTTCATGAAG TTCTACCAGGATGTGAAGGACTGGTGGCTCTTTGGCTTCTACTTCTGCCTTCCCCTGGCCTGCACGGGAGTCTTCTACACCCTGATGTCCTGCGAAATGCTCAGCCGCAAGAAGGGAATGCGCATAGCCCTCAACGACCACATGAAGCAG CGTCGAGAGGTGGCCAAAACCGTATTCTGCCTTGTGGTGATCTTCGCCCTGTGCTGGCTCCCTCTCCACCTCAGCCGAATCCTAAAAAAGACAGTCTACAACCAGAATGACCCGAACCGATGTGAACTCCTAAg TTTCCTGCTGGTGATGGATTACATCGGTATCAACATGGCTTCCCTAAATTCTTGTATCAATCCTGTGGCACTATACTTTGTGAGCCAGAAGTTTAAAAATTGCTTCCAG TCTTGCCTGTGCTGTTGGTGCCAGAGACCATCAAGAAACATCTCATCCACAGACGAAAGGATTATGGGCGTGCGCTGGAAGGGATACTGCCACGAGCACGGCCTGGATCGGACCAGTTCTCGGTCTAGTCAGAAGTACAGCTCCTCCTAA